The following coding sequences lie in one Mycobacterium gordonae genomic window:
- the mutA gene encoding methylmalonyl-CoA mutase small subunit: MSIDVPELADLEQVRGRWRSAVAGVLAKSARIDPAELGDRPEHRLDTPTYDGFVIRPLYTAFDELPEPPLPGHWPFLRGGDASRDVKSGWKVVEAFPLPGAPVGEANAALLAALGEGVSGLLLRVGESGVAPNQLAALLDGVYLSMAPVVLDAGVDYVAAADAIFTLLDKVEADQLALVSVDLGGDPLTATLSERSAATLDDVVAVARRAADRQGVRAITVDGPAFHNLGATAAWELGATIAAAVAYLRVLTEAGLPVPQALRQISFRLAADDDQFMTVAKMRAVRQLWARVAEVAGDPDGGATVVHAETSLPMMTQRDPWVNMLRCTLAAFGAGVGGADTVLVYAFDVSIPGGWPGTGTSFARRIARNTQLLLLEESHVGRVLDPAGGSWFVEDLTKQLAERAWQHFQSIESRGGFVDARDYLVAQIGELAARRAEDIAHRRIAITGVNEFPNLGEAPLPQGDSLSRAGHVRRYAAEFEALRDRSDGYLAEHGKRPQALLLPLGPLAEHNIRTTFAANLLASGGIEAINPGTVDAAGVAQAAMAAGSPKAAVICGTDKRYPGEVSGVVRAARDAGIARVYLAGPEQAVAGVEHRPDEFLTMKINAVEALSNLLTRLGA; encoded by the coding sequence GTGTCCATTGACGTACCCGAACTCGCCGACCTAGAACAGGTTCGCGGGCGCTGGCGCAGTGCGGTTGCCGGTGTATTGGCGAAGAGCGCCCGGATCGATCCAGCCGAGCTGGGCGACCGGCCTGAGCATCGCCTCGACACCCCGACCTATGACGGCTTCGTCATCCGGCCGCTCTACACCGCTTTCGACGAGCTGCCAGAGCCGCCGCTACCAGGGCATTGGCCCTTCCTGCGCGGCGGCGACGCATCACGCGACGTCAAGTCCGGCTGGAAGGTCGTGGAGGCGTTTCCCTTGCCGGGCGCCCCGGTGGGCGAGGCGAACGCGGCGTTGCTGGCCGCGCTCGGCGAGGGGGTCAGCGGGCTGCTGTTGCGGGTGGGGGAGTCGGGCGTGGCGCCCAATCAGCTGGCGGCGCTGCTCGACGGCGTCTACCTGAGCATGGCTCCGGTCGTCCTCGATGCCGGCGTTGACTACGTAGCGGCCGCTGACGCCATATTCACCCTGCTAGACAAGGTCGAGGCCGATCAACTCGCGCTGGTGTCGGTCGACCTGGGCGGCGACCCTTTGACCGCGACGCTGAGTGAGCGCAGCGCCGCGACGCTCGACGACGTCGTCGCCGTGGCGCGGCGCGCCGCCGACCGGCAGGGTGTGCGGGCGATCACCGTCGACGGACCCGCCTTCCACAACCTGGGAGCCACCGCGGCCTGGGAGCTCGGCGCGACGATCGCCGCGGCCGTAGCCTACCTGCGGGTGCTGACCGAAGCGGGGTTGCCGGTGCCGCAGGCCCTGCGTCAGATCAGCTTCCGGCTCGCCGCCGACGACGACCAATTCATGACGGTGGCCAAGATGCGCGCCGTGCGTCAGTTGTGGGCGCGGGTTGCCGAGGTGGCCGGCGACCCCGACGGCGGCGCGACCGTCGTGCACGCCGAGACCTCGTTGCCGATGATGACCCAGCGCGACCCGTGGGTGAATATGCTGCGGTGCACGCTGGCGGCCTTCGGCGCCGGTGTGGGCGGCGCTGACACGGTGCTGGTCTACGCGTTCGACGTGTCCATCCCCGGCGGCTGGCCGGGCACGGGCACTAGCTTCGCGCGCCGGATCGCCCGCAACACTCAGCTGCTGCTCCTGGAGGAGTCGCACGTCGGACGGGTTCTCGACCCGGCCGGCGGGTCGTGGTTCGTGGAGGACCTCACCAAACAGCTGGCCGAGCGGGCCTGGCAGCACTTCCAGTCCATCGAATCGCGCGGCGGGTTCGTCGACGCCCGCGACTACCTGGTCGCGCAGATCGGTGAGCTGGCCGCGCGGCGTGCCGAGGACATCGCACACCGCCGCATCGCGATCACCGGCGTCAACGAATTCCCCAACCTCGGTGAAGCCCCGCTGCCGCAGGGTGATTCGCTGAGCAGGGCCGGCCACGTCCGGCGCTATGCGGCCGAGTTCGAGGCGCTGCGCGACCGCTCGGACGGCTATCTCGCCGAGCACGGCAAGCGACCGCAGGCGCTGCTGCTGCCGCTGGGCCCGTTGGCCGAGCACAACATTCGCACCACGTTTGCGGCAAACCTGTTGGCATCCGGTGGCATTGAGGCGATCAACCCCGGCACCGTCGACGCGGCGGGCGTCGCGCAGGCCGCCATGGCAGCGGGGTCACCCAAGGCGGCGGTCATCTGCGGCACCGACAAGCGCTACCCCGGTGAGGTGTCCGGCGTGGTGCGGGCCGCCCGCGACGCCGGCATCGCGCGGGTGTACCTCGCCGGCCCGGAGCAGGCGGTGGCCGGAGTCGAGCACCGGCCCGACGAATTCTTGACCATGAAAATCAATGCAGTCGAAGCGCTTTCGAATCTGCTCACCAGGTTGGGGGCTTAA
- the scpA gene encoding methylmalonyl-CoA mutase, with translation MGSFADVPLRSDRSAPKPTAAAVEEHVAAAAKAHWYTPEQLQWQTPEGIDVKPVYIADDRAAAGDEGYPLNSFPGEAPFLRGPYPTMYVNQPWTIRQYAGFSTAAESNAFYRRNLAAGQKGLSVAFDLATHRGYDSAHPRVQGDVGMAGVAIDSILDMRQLFDGIDLSAVSVSMTMNGAVLPILALYVVAAEEQGVPPDKLAGTIQNDILKEFMVRNTYIYPPKPSMRIISDIFAYTSAKMPKFNSISISGYHIQEAGATADLELAYTLADGVEYIKAGLDAGLDIDKFAPRLSFFWGIGMNFFMEVAKLRAGRLLWSELVAEFEPKSAKSLSLRTHSQTSGWSLTAQDVFNNVARTCIEAMAATQGHTQSLHTNALDEALALPTDFSARIARNTQLVLQQESGTTRPIDPWAGSYYVEWLTHQLAQKARAHIEEVAEHGGMAQAISEGIPKLRIEEAAARTQARIDSGQQPVIGVNKYQVVEDQEIEVLKVENSRVRAEQLAKLEELRANRDAGAVEAALAELSRAAAASGPAGEDGLGNNLMALAINAARAKATVGEISDALEKVYGRHQAEIRTIAGVYRDEVGTAPNIAKATELVETFAEADGRRPRILIAKMGQDGHDRGQKVIATAFADIGFDVDVGSLFSTPEEVARQAADNDVHVVGVSSLAAGHLTLVPALRDALAEVGRPDIMIVVGGVIPPGDFDELYQAGAAAIYPPGTVIADSAIGLLHKLADRLGYDLD, from the coding sequence ATTGGAAGCTTTGCCGACGTTCCGCTGCGCAGTGATCGGAGCGCGCCGAAACCGACGGCCGCGGCCGTCGAAGAGCATGTCGCCGCCGCGGCCAAGGCCCATTGGTACACCCCCGAGCAACTGCAGTGGCAGACACCAGAAGGCATCGACGTCAAGCCGGTGTACATCGCCGACGACCGGGCCGCGGCGGGCGACGAAGGTTACCCGCTCAACAGTTTCCCCGGAGAGGCGCCGTTCCTGCGCGGACCCTACCCGACGATGTACGTCAACCAGCCGTGGACCATCCGGCAGTACGCCGGATTCTCCACCGCCGCCGAGTCCAACGCCTTCTACCGCCGCAACCTGGCCGCGGGCCAGAAGGGTCTGTCGGTGGCCTTCGACCTCGCCACCCACCGTGGCTACGACTCCGCCCATCCGCGCGTGCAGGGTGACGTCGGAATGGCGGGTGTGGCAATCGATTCCATCCTCGACATGCGCCAGTTGTTCGACGGCATCGACCTGTCCGCGGTGTCGGTGTCGATGACCATGAACGGTGCTGTGCTGCCGATTCTGGCGCTGTACGTGGTGGCCGCCGAGGAGCAGGGGGTGCCGCCGGACAAGCTGGCCGGCACCATCCAGAACGACATCCTCAAAGAGTTCATGGTCCGCAACACCTACATCTACCCACCCAAGCCGTCGATGCGGATCATTTCCGACATCTTCGCCTACACCAGCGCCAAGATGCCGAAGTTCAACTCCATCTCGATCTCCGGCTACCACATCCAAGAGGCTGGCGCCACAGCCGATTTGGAGCTTGCCTACACCCTGGCCGACGGCGTCGAGTACATCAAGGCGGGCCTGGACGCCGGCCTGGACATCGACAAGTTCGCGCCGCGGCTGTCCTTCTTCTGGGGCATCGGGATGAACTTCTTCATGGAGGTCGCCAAGCTGCGCGCCGGCCGGCTACTGTGGAGCGAGCTGGTCGCCGAATTCGAGCCGAAGAGCGCCAAATCCCTTTCGCTGCGGACCCATTCGCAGACCTCGGGCTGGTCGTTAACCGCCCAGGATGTGTTCAACAACGTCGCCCGCACGTGCATCGAGGCGATGGCCGCGACCCAGGGGCACACCCAGTCGCTGCACACCAACGCGCTGGACGAGGCGCTGGCGCTGCCCACCGATTTCTCCGCCCGCATCGCGCGCAACACCCAGCTGGTGCTGCAGCAGGAGTCGGGCACCACCCGACCCATCGACCCTTGGGCCGGTTCGTATTACGTGGAGTGGCTGACTCACCAGCTGGCGCAGAAGGCGCGCGCCCACATCGAGGAGGTGGCCGAGCACGGCGGCATGGCCCAGGCGATCAGCGAAGGTATCCCGAAGCTGCGCATCGAGGAGGCGGCCGCGCGGACCCAGGCCCGCATCGACTCCGGTCAGCAGCCGGTGATCGGGGTGAACAAGTATCAGGTGGTCGAGGACCAAGAGATCGAGGTGCTCAAGGTCGAAAACAGCCGGGTTCGCGCGGAGCAGTTGGCCAAACTCGAAGAGCTGCGGGCGAATCGCGACGCTGGTGCCGTCGAGGCCGCCCTGGCCGAGTTGAGTCGCGCGGCCGCGGCCAGCGGCCCGGCCGGCGAAGACGGGCTGGGTAACAACCTGATGGCGCTGGCGATCAATGCGGCCCGGGCCAAGGCGACGGTGGGGGAGATCTCCGACGCGCTGGAGAAGGTCTACGGACGTCACCAGGCTGAGATCCGCACCATCGCCGGGGTCTACCGTGACGAGGTGGGAACAGCCCCCAATATCGCCAAAGCCACCGAACTCGTCGAGACATTCGCCGAGGCTGACGGCCGCAGGCCCCGGATCCTGATCGCCAAGATGGGCCAGGACGGGCACGACCGGGGCCAGAAGGTGATCGCGACGGCGTTCGCCGACATCGGGTTCGACGTCGACGTCGGGTCGTTGTTCTCCACCCCCGAAGAGGTCGCTCGGCAGGCGGCCGACAACGACGTGCACGTCGTCGGGGTCTCCTCGCTGGCCGCCGGCCACTTGACGTTGGTGCCGGCATTGCGCGACGCGTTGGCCGAGGTGGGGCGCCCGGACATCATGATCGTGGTCGGCGGTGTCATCCCGCCCGGCGATTTCGACGAGCTCTACCAGGCCGGTGCCGCCGCGATCTATCCGCCCGGAACGGTGATCGCCGACTCCGCGATCGGCCTGCTGCACAAACTGGCCGACCGGCTGGGATATGACCTGGACTAG
- the meaB gene encoding methylmalonyl Co-A mutase-associated GTPase MeaB, whose amino-acid sequence MTSVEELADAIRSGDRAALPRAITMLESTRSDHREQSQQLLLAMLPDAGNAHRVGITGVPGVGKSTTIEALGMHLIDRGHKVAVLAVDPSSTRTGGSILGDKTRMARLATHPDAYIRPSPTSGTLGGVAKATRETVVLLEAAGFDVILIETVGVGQSEVAVANMVDTFVLLTLARAGDQLQGIKKGVLELADIVVVNKADGEHLKDARVAARELSGAMRLIHPRESLWRPPVLTMSAVEGTGLAELWETIEKHREVLTEAGQFQARRREQQVDWTWQMVRDAVLDRVMSNPGVRKIRPDVERQVRDGELTPALAAQQILEIATP is encoded by the coding sequence ATGACATCCGTCGAGGAACTGGCCGACGCGATCCGCTCGGGCGACCGCGCGGCGCTGCCCCGGGCCATCACGATGCTCGAATCCACCCGCTCCGACCATCGCGAGCAGTCGCAGCAGTTGCTGCTGGCGATGCTTCCGGATGCCGGCAACGCGCACCGGGTGGGGATCACCGGCGTCCCCGGGGTGGGTAAGTCGACCACCATCGAGGCGCTGGGCATGCACCTGATCGACCGCGGCCACAAGGTCGCGGTGCTGGCCGTCGACCCGTCGTCTACGCGCACCGGCGGCTCGATTCTGGGCGACAAGACCCGCATGGCACGTCTGGCGACGCACCCCGACGCCTACATCCGGCCCTCTCCGACATCAGGGACGCTCGGCGGGGTAGCAAAGGCCACCCGGGAAACCGTTGTCCTGTTGGAGGCGGCGGGCTTTGACGTGATCTTGATCGAAACCGTCGGAGTCGGGCAGTCCGAGGTGGCGGTGGCCAACATGGTCGACACCTTCGTGCTGCTCACCCTGGCGCGCGCCGGGGATCAGTTGCAGGGCATCAAGAAAGGCGTCCTGGAGCTTGCCGACATCGTGGTGGTGAATAAGGCCGACGGTGAGCACCTCAAGGACGCACGGGTGGCTGCGCGCGAACTCTCCGGCGCGATGAGGTTGATCCATCCGCGCGAATCGCTCTGGCGTCCACCGGTTCTCACAATGAGCGCGGTCGAGGGCACGGGGTTGGCCGAGCTGTGGGAAACGATCGAGAAACACCGCGAAGTGCTTACCGAAGCCGGCCAGTTCCAGGCGCGCCGCCGCGAGCAGCAGGTCGACTGGACCTGGCAGATGGTGCGCGATGCGGTCCTGGACCGGGTGATGTCCAATCCAGGGGTGCGCAAGATTCGACCCGACGTGGAACGTCAGGTCCGCGACGGCGAGCTGACGCCGGCTCTAGCGGCCCAGCAAATACTTGAGATCGCGACGCCCTAA
- a CDS encoding esterase/beta-lactamase LipL, which produces MTVDIGVDRRAVPSHDAPDAGHGVFGAADSHFGCVVRAFSTMFPGHRFGGGALAVYLDGQPVVDVWKGWADRDGKVPWSADSAPMVFSATKGMAATVIHRLADRGLIDYDAPVAEYWHAFGANGKADMTVREVMKHTAGLSGLRGAKQEELLDHVLMEERLAAASPGRLLGKPAYHALTFGWLMSGLARAVTGKDMRVLFREELAEPLGTDGFHLGRPPAGSPTRAAEIIMPQDIAANPILTCVVQRIANQLSGGYRSMYFPGVIAAVQGNMAMLDAEIPAANGVVTARALARMYGAIANGGEVDGTRFLSRQLVAGLTGEKVIQRDRNLFVPMAFHLGYHSLPIGNVMPGFGHVGLGGSVGWNDPQTGVAFSIVHNRLLTPFVATDHAAFVALYKMIRDAAGKARKRGYRPVHGLGAPYTEPGQVAG; this is translated from the coding sequence GTGACGGTAGACATCGGAGTCGATCGCCGCGCTGTTCCTTCTCACGATGCCCCAGACGCAGGGCATGGTGTGTTCGGTGCCGCGGACTCCCACTTTGGTTGCGTCGTTCGTGCTTTCTCCACCATGTTCCCTGGTCACCGCTTCGGCGGTGGGGCGCTGGCGGTCTATCTCGACGGGCAGCCCGTCGTCGACGTCTGGAAGGGTTGGGCCGACCGCGACGGCAAGGTGCCGTGGTCGGCCGACTCCGCGCCGATGGTGTTCTCGGCGACCAAAGGCATGGCCGCCACGGTGATTCACCGCTTGGCCGACCGCGGTCTCATCGATTACGACGCACCGGTCGCCGAGTACTGGCACGCCTTCGGCGCCAACGGCAAGGCGGACATGACGGTTCGCGAGGTGATGAAGCACACCGCCGGCCTGTCCGGCCTGCGCGGAGCCAAGCAGGAAGAGTTGCTGGACCACGTCCTGATGGAGGAACGGCTGGCCGCGGCGTCGCCCGGACGGCTGCTGGGCAAACCGGCTTATCACGCGCTGACGTTCGGCTGGCTGATGTCCGGGCTGGCCCGGGCAGTCACCGGGAAGGACATGCGCGTCCTGTTCCGGGAAGAGCTGGCCGAACCGCTGGGAACCGACGGCTTCCACCTGGGCCGCCCGCCCGCCGGATCGCCCACCCGGGCGGCTGAGATCATCATGCCGCAGGACATCGCGGCCAACCCGATCCTGACGTGCGTGGTGCAGCGGATAGCCAATCAGCTCTCCGGCGGGTACCGCTCGATGTATTTCCCGGGCGTGATTGCCGCGGTGCAAGGCAACATGGCGATGCTGGACGCCGAGATTCCCGCCGCCAACGGGGTCGTGACAGCCCGCGCGCTGGCGCGGATGTACGGTGCGATCGCCAACGGCGGAGAAGTCGACGGGACCCGTTTCCTGTCCCGGCAGTTGGTCGCCGGGCTGACGGGCGAGAAAGTCATCCAGCGCGACCGCAACCTCTTCGTGCCGATGGCCTTCCACCTCGGCTACCACAGTCTGCCGATCGGCAATGTGATGCCCGGCTTCGGTCACGTCGGATTGGGCGGCTCGGTGGGCTGGAACGACCCCCAGACCGGGGTGGCGTTCTCCATCGTGCACAACCGGTTGCTGACGCCGTTCGTTGCCACCGACCACGCCGCGTTCGTGGCGCTGTACAAGATGATCCGGGACGCCGCCGGCAAGGCGCGCAAGCGTGGATACCGACCGGTGCATGGGCTCGGGGCGCCCTACACGGAGCCGGGTCAGGTCGCGGGCTGA
- a CDS encoding dodecin: MSNHTYRVIEIVGTSPDGVDAAIKSGLNRAKQTMRNLDWFEVGSVRGHLVDGEVAHYQVTMKVGFRLEDS; the protein is encoded by the coding sequence GTGAGCAACCACACCTACCGCGTGATCGAAATTGTCGGCACCTCACCCGATGGGGTTGACGCAGCCATCAAGAGTGGCCTGAACCGGGCCAAGCAGACCATGCGCAACCTTGACTGGTTCGAGGTGGGATCCGTTCGTGGTCACCTGGTGGACGGCGAAGTCGCGCACTACCAGGTGACCATGAAAGTTGGCTTCCGCCTCGAAGATTCGTAA
- a CDS encoding acyltransferase family protein, whose product MKLAQSFDPRRNALNALRLGLALSVIIWHSYPLTAHYMPSAAIQQFVGSIGVDGFFAISGFLITSSWLRHPRLRDYSVARGLRILPGFYVCMIVTAFVIAPIGVAMQGGSATKLLLSSGPIDYVVRNAAVLMAQFDVGGTPTGVPWSGAWNGSLWTLGYELFCYIGVACFGVAGLLGRRWFLPVLTALAWSLLLASMLLAWPAAAMEPARLALMFLAGALIQQWQHAIPARWSLVAGSLLIAVAAAWLPDYRLVAAFPVAYAVIVAGTLIRDERFRLTNDLSYGVYIYAFPLQQLLVIGGLGTLHPMVFAILATMVTLPTAALSWFLVEKPAMSLKSRLLRRWSKRAASVS is encoded by the coding sequence ATGAAGCTCGCGCAGTCTTTCGATCCCCGAAGAAACGCCCTGAACGCGTTGCGGTTGGGGCTGGCACTCTCGGTCATCATCTGGCACTCCTATCCTCTGACGGCCCACTACATGCCATCGGCGGCGATTCAACAATTTGTGGGTTCGATCGGCGTCGACGGCTTCTTCGCCATATCAGGGTTCTTGATTACCTCGAGTTGGCTCCGACATCCGCGCCTGCGCGATTACTCCGTGGCGCGGGGTTTGCGAATACTGCCGGGTTTTTACGTGTGCATGATCGTGACCGCCTTCGTGATCGCTCCGATCGGAGTGGCGATGCAAGGGGGTTCGGCCACCAAGCTGCTGTTGTCCAGCGGCCCGATCGACTACGTCGTGCGAAATGCCGCGGTGCTGATGGCGCAATTCGATGTTGGTGGAACGCCCACTGGGGTGCCCTGGTCAGGAGCCTGGAACGGTTCGCTGTGGACACTCGGATATGAGCTGTTCTGCTACATCGGTGTCGCATGCTTCGGTGTAGCAGGACTGCTCGGACGTCGCTGGTTCCTTCCCGTCCTCACGGCGTTGGCGTGGTCGTTGCTACTGGCATCCATGCTGCTGGCCTGGCCGGCGGCGGCCATGGAACCGGCGCGCCTGGCTTTGATGTTTCTGGCCGGCGCGCTCATCCAGCAGTGGCAGCACGCAATTCCCGCCCGGTGGTCACTGGTTGCCGGCAGTCTGCTCATCGCCGTGGCTGCTGCGTGGCTGCCGGACTACCGGTTGGTCGCCGCCTTCCCCGTCGCATACGCCGTGATCGTCGCGGGCACGCTGATCCGCGACGAGCGATTCCGGCTCACCAACGACCTGTCCTACGGCGTGTACATCTACGCTTTCCCGCTCCAGCAATTGCTGGTCATCGGCGGACTGGGCACGCTGCATCCGATGGTGTTTGCCATCCTTGCCACGATGGTGACCCTGCCGACGGCCGCGCTGAGCTGGTTCCTCGTGGAAAAGCCGGCGATGTCGCTGAAATCGCGTCTGCTGCGCAGATGGTCGAAGAGGGCCGCCTCGGTCAGCTGA
- the rfbG gene encoding CDP-glucose 4,6-dehydratase, with amino-acid sequence MLPSNVLITSAALTGELVHYLVTGHTGFKGPWLSLLLLGRGHQVSGLALDPPSGSLFDRAALGGHLVNDYRVDIRDAEATMSAIQAAAPDVVIHLAAQSLVRESYREPRFTYETNAMGTMNVLEAVGATPSVRAHLVITTDKVYRNVDREAGYVETDPLGGDDPYSASKAMADLLTQSWIRSFPGCPTAIARGGNVIGGGDVSHERLMPDLVRAYATGQAPLLRFPHAVRPWQHVLDCLNGYLTITDALLDGSGSGQWNIGPGRDSFVEVGQVATYAAELWGGGAHWERQPGEHPHEANLLALDATKAQTELGWQNRLGFRDAVGWTIDWERRAHGGADPMMLTQKQIEDFEKLD; translated from the coding sequence ATGCTGCCGTCTAATGTGCTGATCACCAGCGCAGCCCTCACAGGAGAACTCGTGCATTACCTCGTTACCGGGCACACCGGCTTCAAAGGCCCGTGGCTCTCGTTGCTCCTGTTGGGCCGCGGGCACCAGGTGTCGGGCCTCGCGTTGGATCCTCCCTCCGGGAGCCTCTTCGATCGGGCCGCGTTGGGCGGCCACCTCGTCAACGACTACCGGGTCGACATCCGCGACGCCGAAGCGACGATGTCGGCCATTCAGGCTGCCGCCCCAGACGTCGTAATCCATCTGGCCGCCCAGTCGTTGGTCCGTGAGTCCTACCGGGAACCTCGTTTCACCTACGAGACGAACGCGATGGGCACCATGAACGTGCTGGAGGCCGTCGGGGCCACCCCGTCGGTGCGTGCGCACCTCGTGATCACCACCGACAAGGTGTACCGCAATGTCGATCGGGAGGCGGGTTATGTCGAGACCGATCCACTCGGTGGCGACGACCCCTACAGCGCGTCCAAGGCGATGGCCGATCTGCTGACACAGTCGTGGATCCGCAGTTTCCCGGGCTGCCCCACCGCGATCGCCCGCGGCGGCAACGTCATCGGTGGCGGCGACGTCAGCCACGAGCGGCTGATGCCGGACCTGGTGCGCGCCTACGCGACCGGCCAGGCGCCTCTGCTGCGGTTCCCGCATGCCGTGCGGCCCTGGCAGCACGTGCTCGACTGCCTCAACGGCTACCTCACGATCACTGACGCACTGTTGGACGGTTCGGGCTCGGGGCAGTGGAACATCGGGCCCGGCCGGGACAGCTTCGTCGAAGTCGGTCAAGTAGCGACCTACGCCGCGGAACTGTGGGGCGGCGGCGCGCACTGGGAACGCCAACCCGGCGAGCACCCCCACGAGGCGAACCTGCTGGCCCTTGATGCCACCAAGGCACAGACCGAACTCGGCTGGCAGAACCGACTCGGCTTCCGCGACGCCGTGGGCTGGACGATCGACTGGGAACGACGCGCCCATGGCGGCGCCGACCCAATGATGTTGACCCAGAAGCAAATTGAGGACTTCGAGAAGCTCGACTGA
- a CDS encoding nucleotide sugar dehydrogenase, translating to MAYQHNKRICIVGGAGHVGLPLALVLADEGYTVDILDTNALALKTIMAGRMPFIENGAEELLKRLLPTGRLSASTDSWIVRNADIVICVVGTPVDEFLTPQAHTFFRIINEISPYFHDEQTLVLRSTVYPGLTQRVHDLFQERGIGVHVTFCPERIAQGHSIRELRLIPQIISGFDDEGLRVVRELFSGITSEIIEVGPQEAELAKLFCNSYRYIQFAVANQFYLLSREAGLDYNRVHHAATYKNGRVDSLPRAGLAAGPCLLKDTMQLAAFSNNNFMLGHSAMLINEGQPQFIVNMLKRRVDLRDKTVGILGMTFKADCDDTRDSLSFKLRHLLMLEAKEVIRHDPFLDGPDYLPLDTLIDRADVIVVGVPHSEYRGLRVPEGTIVEDVWGCLDLSDADDNASNGAELATLGMGAAAR from the coding sequence GTGGCGTATCAGCACAACAAGCGCATCTGCATTGTGGGCGGCGCGGGACACGTCGGATTGCCGTTGGCGCTGGTGTTGGCGGACGAGGGCTACACGGTCGACATCCTGGATACGAACGCCCTGGCACTGAAAACGATCATGGCCGGCAGGATGCCCTTTATCGAGAATGGCGCCGAGGAGTTGCTCAAACGGCTACTGCCGACCGGGCGTCTCTCAGCGAGCACCGATTCCTGGATCGTCCGCAACGCCGACATCGTCATCTGCGTCGTCGGTACGCCGGTCGACGAGTTCCTTACGCCGCAGGCCCACACCTTCTTTCGGATCATCAACGAGATCAGCCCGTACTTCCACGACGAGCAGACTCTGGTGCTGCGGAGCACCGTCTACCCGGGACTCACCCAGCGCGTGCACGACCTATTCCAGGAGCGCGGTATCGGCGTGCACGTCACGTTCTGCCCGGAGCGCATTGCACAGGGACACTCGATCCGCGAACTGCGCCTCATTCCCCAGATCATCAGCGGGTTCGACGACGAGGGTCTTCGGGTGGTCCGCGAGCTTTTCTCCGGAATCACCAGTGAGATCATCGAAGTAGGGCCGCAGGAAGCCGAACTGGCCAAGTTGTTCTGCAACAGCTACCGCTACATCCAGTTCGCCGTTGCCAACCAATTCTATCTGCTCAGCCGCGAGGCCGGGCTGGACTACAACCGTGTCCACCATGCCGCAACGTACAAGAACGGTCGGGTCGACAGCCTGCCTCGAGCCGGATTGGCCGCCGGCCCATGCCTGTTGAAAGACACGATGCAGCTCGCCGCGTTCAGCAACAACAACTTCATGCTGGGCCATTCGGCCATGCTGATCAACGAGGGTCAGCCGCAGTTCATCGTCAACATGCTCAAGCGCCGGGTCGATCTGCGGGACAAGACCGTTGGCATCCTGGGCATGACGTTCAAGGCAGACTGCGACGACACGCGCGACTCGCTGAGCTTCAAGCTGCGGCATCTGCTGATGCTGGAAGCCAAAGAGGTGATCCGCCACGACCCGTTCCTGGACGGACCGGACTACCTGCCGCTGGACACCCTGATCGATCGAGCCGACGTCATCGTCGTCGGAGTTCCACACTCGGAGTACCGGGGACTGCGGGTGCCCGAGGGAACGATCGTGGAGGACGTCTGGGGTTGCCTCGACCTCAGCGACGCTGACGACAATGCTTCGAATGGAGCCGAATTGGCGACTTTGGGGATGGGAGCTGCAGCCCGGTGA